The following proteins are co-located in the Cupriavidus pauculus genome:
- a CDS encoding dicarboxylate/amino acid:cation symporter, with protein MRKPFYKILYVQVLAAIAIGILLGHFAPATGVEMKPLGDAFIKLIKMIIGPIIFCTVVSGIAGMRDMKKVGRVGGKALLYFEVVSTFALLIGLVASHVLKPGVGFNIDPATLDTKSISQYVSKAHGQSTVEFFMHIIPDTIFSAFANGDILQILLVSLFFGSALAVVGDRARVIHEMVDQVSKVFFHIVHVITKVAPIGAFGAMAFTIGKYGLGSLVPLLKLIGTFYFTAIVFVLVVLGTVARFTGFSIIRFVAYIKEELLIVLGTSSSEAALPHLMEKMEKLGCSKSVVGLVVPTGYSFNLDGTNIYMTMAVIFIAQATGIELTLLQQLTILAVAMVTSKGASGVTGSGFITLAATLAVVPTIPVAGMVLILGIDRFMSECRALTNIIGNGVATVVVSAWERELDRARLNRVLRGGGDDSVELADANA; from the coding sequence ATGAGGAAACCCTTCTACAAGATCCTGTACGTGCAGGTGCTGGCGGCCATCGCCATCGGCATCCTGCTCGGCCATTTCGCGCCGGCCACCGGCGTGGAGATGAAGCCGCTGGGCGACGCCTTCATCAAGCTGATCAAGATGATCATCGGCCCGATCATCTTCTGTACCGTGGTGTCCGGCATCGCCGGCATGCGCGACATGAAGAAGGTGGGCCGCGTGGGCGGCAAGGCGCTGCTGTATTTCGAGGTGGTTTCCACGTTCGCGCTGCTGATCGGCCTGGTTGCCTCGCACGTGCTCAAGCCCGGCGTGGGCTTCAACATCGACCCGGCCACGCTGGACACCAAGTCGATCTCGCAGTACGTGTCGAAGGCGCACGGCCAGAGCACGGTCGAGTTCTTCATGCACATCATCCCGGACACGATCTTCAGCGCGTTTGCCAACGGCGACATCCTGCAGATCCTGCTGGTCTCGCTGTTCTTTGGCTCGGCGCTGGCCGTGGTGGGCGACCGCGCGCGCGTCATCCACGAGATGGTCGACCAGGTGTCGAAGGTCTTCTTCCACATCGTCCACGTGATCACCAAGGTGGCCCCGATCGGCGCGTTCGGCGCCATGGCGTTCACCATCGGCAAGTACGGCCTGGGCTCGCTGGTGCCGCTGCTGAAGCTGATCGGCACGTTCTACTTCACCGCCATCGTGTTCGTGCTGGTGGTGCTGGGCACCGTGGCGCGCTTCACGGGCTTCTCGATCATCCGCTTTGTCGCGTACATCAAGGAAGAGCTGCTGATCGTGCTGGGCACCAGCTCGTCGGAGGCCGCGCTGCCGCACCTGATGGAGAAGATGGAAAAGCTGGGTTGCTCGAAGTCGGTGGTGGGGCTGGTGGTGCCCACGGGCTACTCGTTCAACCTGGACGGCACCAACATCTACATGACGATGGCCGTGATCTTCATCGCGCAGGCCACCGGCATCGAACTGACGCTGCTGCAGCAGCTGACCATCCTGGCCGTGGCCATGGTGACGTCCAAGGGCGCCAGCGGCGTCACCGGTTCCGGCTTCATCACGCTGGCGGCCACGCTGGCCGTGGTGCCGACCATCCCGGTGGCCGGCATGGTGCTGATCCTGGGCATCGACCGTTTCATGAGCGAATGCCGCGCGCTGACCAACATCATCGGCAACGGCGTGGCCACCGTGGTGGTGTCGGCCTGGGAACGCGAGCTGGACCGCGCCCGCCTGAACCGCGTGCTGCGTGGGGGCGGCGATGACAGCGTCGAACTGGCAGACGCCAACGCCTGA
- a CDS encoding (2Fe-2S) ferredoxin domain-containing protein — translation MSSYYKHHVFFCLNQRDDGKACCADHNAQAMQEYAKKRCKALGIAGAEGRVRINKAGCLNRCELGPVLVVYPEAVWYTFVDEQDIDEIIDSHLVNGKPVERLMVDR, via the coding sequence ATGAGCAGCTACTACAAACACCACGTTTTCTTCTGCCTGAACCAGCGCGACGACGGCAAGGCCTGCTGCGCCGACCACAACGCCCAGGCCATGCAGGAATACGCCAAGAAGCGCTGCAAGGCGCTGGGCATCGCCGGCGCCGAGGGCCGCGTGCGGATCAACAAGGCCGGCTGCCTGAACCGCTGTGAACTCGGCCCGGTGCTGGTGGTCTACCCCGAGGCCGTCTGGTACACGTTCGTCGACGAGCAGGACATCGACGAGATCATCGACAGCCATCTGGTCAACGGCAAGCCCGTTGAGCGCCTGATGGTGGATCGCTGA
- a CDS encoding alpha/beta hydrolase, whose product MNAHTQVTTIAGPVGAIDISIDLPQNEPVRGLALVAHPHPLFAGTKDNKVAQTLARTFVALGYATVRPNFRGVGGTAGEHDQGMGEQDDLLAVIDWMRTQTAWSADVAALPLALGGFSFGSFVQTHVARRLAEAGTPAQRLVLVGTATSRWDVATVPADTIVIHGEQDDTVPLASVLDWARPQELPVIVIPGADHFFHRKLHLIKQLVVSAWER is encoded by the coding sequence ATGAACGCGCATACCCAGGTCACCACCATCGCCGGCCCCGTCGGCGCCATCGACATCTCGATCGATCTGCCCCAGAACGAACCCGTGCGCGGGCTGGCGCTCGTGGCGCACCCGCATCCGCTGTTCGCCGGCACCAAGGACAACAAGGTGGCCCAGACGCTGGCACGCACGTTCGTGGCGCTGGGCTACGCCACGGTGCGGCCGAACTTCCGCGGCGTGGGCGGCACGGCCGGCGAGCATGACCAGGGCATGGGCGAGCAGGACGACCTGCTGGCCGTGATCGACTGGATGCGCACCCAGACCGCGTGGTCGGCCGACGTGGCCGCGCTGCCGCTGGCGCTGGGCGGGTTCTCGTTCGGCAGCTTCGTGCAGACGCACGTGGCGCGCCGCCTGGCCGAGGCCGGCACGCCCGCGCAGCGGCTGGTGCTGGTGGGCACGGCCACGAGCCGCTGGGACGTGGCCACCGTGCCGGCCGACACCATCGTGATCCATGGCGAGCAGGACGACACCGTGCCGCTGGCCAGCGTGCTGGACTGGGCGCGCCCGCAGGAGCTGCCGGTCATCGTCATTCCCGGCGCCGACCACTTTTTTCATCGCAAGCTGCACCTGATCAAGCAGCTTGTCGTCAGCGCGTGGGAACGGTGA
- a CDS encoding D-alanyl-D-alanine carboxypeptidase family protein — protein MLNRATPHFASALAPVAVAATLAAALAAAPAAVLAQGVPMPQVAAKSWMLYDVTSGQALAAQNADLRIEPASLTKLMTAYLAFEALKEKRLTLDQTVTPTEIVRKVKSDESRMFIEAGKPVTVNDLLLGLIVQSGNDAALALAEAVGGSEDGFVAMMNREAQRMGMKGTHFTNTDGVPDPNHYTTAVDLATLTTRLIKDFPEYYAMYSQKEFTYNKIRQPNRNRLLYIDPTVDGVKTGHTKSAGYCLISSAQRPLANVPNGQRRLVSIVIGTASEQIRTQESLKILNYGFQFFDTLRLYDKGQVLATPDIYKGRASTVKIGVANETFVTVPKGTGGRLKPVLERQELLIAPIAAGQQVGTVKLMDGNNKVGEFPVVALEEVPEAGFFGRLWDTIRLWFKRK, from the coding sequence ATGCTGAACAGAGCCACGCCGCACTTCGCATCCGCCCTTGCTCCCGTCGCCGTTGCCGCGACGCTCGCCGCCGCGCTTGCCGCCGCCCCCGCCGCCGTGCTGGCGCAGGGCGTGCCGATGCCGCAGGTGGCCGCCAAGTCCTGGATGCTGTACGACGTGACCAGCGGCCAGGCCCTGGCCGCCCAGAACGCCGACCTGCGCATCGAGCCCGCGTCGCTGACCAAGCTGATGACCGCCTACCTGGCGTTCGAGGCGCTCAAGGAAAAGCGCCTGACGCTGGACCAGACCGTGACACCCACCGAGATCGTGCGCAAGGTCAAAAGCGATGAGTCGCGCATGTTCATCGAGGCCGGCAAGCCGGTCACCGTCAACGACCTGCTGCTGGGCCTGATCGTGCAGTCGGGCAACGACGCCGCGCTGGCGCTGGCCGAGGCCGTGGGCGGGTCCGAGGACGGCTTTGTCGCGATGATGAACCGCGAGGCCCAGCGCATGGGCATGAAGGGCACGCACTTCACCAACACCGACGGCGTGCCCGACCCGAACCACTACACCACGGCGGTGGACCTGGCCACGCTGACCACGCGCCTGATCAAGGACTTCCCCGAGTACTACGCGATGTACTCGCAGAAGGAGTTCACCTATAACAAGATCAGGCAGCCCAACCGCAACCGCCTGCTGTACATCGACCCGACCGTGGACGGCGTGAAGACCGGCCACACCAAGTCCGCCGGCTACTGCCTGATCTCGTCGGCCCAGCGCCCGCTGGCCAACGTGCCGAACGGCCAGCGCCGCCTGGTGTCGATCGTGATCGGCACGGCGTCCGAGCAGATCCGCACGCAGGAAAGCCTGAAGATCCTGAACTACGGCTTCCAGTTCTTCGACACGCTGCGCCTGTACGACAAGGGCCAGGTGCTGGCCACGCCCGACATCTACAAGGGCCGCGCCAGCACGGTCAAGATCGGCGTGGCCAACGAGACGTTCGTCACGGTGCCCAAGGGCACGGGCGGGCGCCTGAAGCCGGTGCTGGAGCGCCAGGAGCTGCTGATCGCCCCGATCGCGGCCGGCCAGCAGGTGGGCACGGTCAAGCTGATGGACGGCAACAACAAGGTGGGCGAATTCCCCGTGGTGGCGCTGGAAGAAGTGCCCGAGGCCGGCTTCTTCGGCCGGCTGTGGGATACGATCCGCCTCTGGTTCAAGCGCAAGTAA
- a CDS encoding DUF493 family protein, with the protein MTTDSKDGPLIPGDIPPEQSLIEYPSDFPIKVMGAMQDGFAEAIVTLLQEFDPNFHAGKMEMRPSRNGNYLGLTVTVWVTSRDHLDSVYRALTSHPMVKVVL; encoded by the coding sequence ATGACGACAGATTCCAAAGACGGTCCGCTGATCCCGGGCGACATCCCGCCCGAGCAGTCGCTGATCGAATATCCGAGCGATTTCCCCATCAAGGTCATGGGCGCGATGCAGGACGGCTTTGCCGAGGCCATCGTGACGCTGCTGCAGGAGTTCGACCCGAACTTCCACGCCGGCAAGATGGAGATGCGCCCGTCCCGCAACGGCAACTACCTGGGGCTGACCGTGACTGTCTGGGTCACCAGCCGCGACCACCTGGACAGCGTGTACCGCGCGCTGACGTCGCACCCGATGGTCAAGGTGGTGCTGTAG